In one window of Nicotiana tabacum cultivar K326 chromosome 12, ASM71507v2, whole genome shotgun sequence DNA:
- the LOC107824075 gene encoding uncharacterized protein LOC107824075: MEMKRKKKKGRPSLSDLSKREINKSSVIRRSSRRNPNSNSNSPPPEFDDDEDERKEKKVKLVVRLPQSNNNQQHLDNSSSNSDSDSEPEEREASVINTSKISSVDLRSNDVVSDQEEKLLIATDTGHGSPLVSGPTTPLPDKKLLVFILDRLQKKDTYGVFSEPVDPNELPDYHEIIEHPMDFGTVRKKLDGGLYSNLEELEVDVFLICSNAMQYNAPDTVYHRQARTIQELARRDFENLRHEGEDGEPKVVRRGRPPGKNLKKSVENSPLDRVFTEISSGATLASGDDKAMGSNSYNVRKGPMPSKFHSSDAFLAHRSRNGESYSETDWNTEFPANILRADMKYGKKHFSIDENRRDTYQQFHPSATCSEPSLLSNIDGDMKRLMAVGIHFEQHAYARSLARFAANLGPVVWKVASKKLDHILPAGVKFGPGWVGEGGGPIEPLTSSAEIQKSLLDSSAADRHSSRPVTPSPPGLSSAVMCKPSAEIFEAVKRLNSQNELTRQGCGDGGFSWANPVSTSCPAPQKALLQPRNGFTDVFGHDSSQQAELSRFSMCKGESGLQEASRPNQVLRTLPVRDNPSFHSALSNHVTSAENKLLESWATLYSGNSLPQGKNPEFCTEQNGRVSGESWPASLGQQRSKMSVPPDLNVRVQPPGSPSASLQIGSSQQPDLALQL, translated from the exons atggaaatgaagagaaagaagaagaaaggtagGCCATCTTTATCAGATCTTTCCAAAAGGGAAATTAATAAATCCTCTGTTATTCGCCGTTCTTCTCGACGGAACCCTAATTCAAATTCGAATTCTCCGCCACCGGAATTTGACGACGATGAGGATGAAAGGAAAGAGAAGAAAGTCAAGCTCGTTGTTCGTTTGCCCCAATCGAATAATAATCAACAACATTTGGATAATTCTTCTTCCAATTCAGATTCTGATTCCGAACCTGAAGAACGCGAAGCCTCTGTTATTAACACAAGTAAAATCAGCTCCGTTGATCTTAGATCTAACGACGTCGTTTCTGATCAG GAAGAGAAGCTTTTGATAGCGACGGACACTGGACATG GGTCACCATTGGTGTCAGGCCCCACAACACCTTTGCCAGACAAAAAGTTGTTGGTGTTCATTCTTGACAGGCTTCAAAA GAAGGATACTTATGGCGTATTCTCCGAGCCAGTTGATCCAAATGAG CTACCTGATTATCATGAGATTATTGAGCATCCAATGGATTTCGGAACCGTGAGGAAGAAACTTGATGGAGGACTCTACTCAAACCTGGAAGAGTTGGAG GTTGATGTTTTCTTGATATGCTCAAATGCAATGCAGTATAACGCCCCAGATACTGTTTACCACCGGCAG GCAAGAACCATTCAAGAGCTGGCAAGAAGAGATTTCGAAAACTTGAGGCATGAAGGAGAGGATGGCGAGCCTAAGGTAGTTCGTAGAGGTCGTCCTCCAGGCAAAAACCTAAAGAAGTCGGTTGAAAATTCACCTCTAGATCGTGTTTTCACTGAGATTTCTTCGGGTGCTACTCTTGCTAGTGGGGATGACAAAGCTATGGGATCTAATTCTTATAACGTAAGAAAGGGGCCTATGCCTTCAAAGTTTCATTCCTCTGATGCATTCTTGGCTCATCGCTCTCGTAATGGCGAAAGTTATTCTGAAACTGATTGGAATACTGAGTTTCCAG CTAATATCTTGAGGGCTGACATGAAGTATGGAAAGAAACATTTTTCTATTGATGAGAACAGGCGGGACACATACCAGCAATTCCATCCTTCGGCTACTTGTAGTGAACCATCTCTCTTGTCGAATATTGACGGAGATATGAAACGGTTAATGGCT GTTGGTATTCACTTCGAGCAACATGCTTATGCGAGAAGCCTTGCTAGATTTGCTGCAAATCTTGGGCCTGTTGTTTGGAAAGTGGCTTCTAAGAAGTTGGATCATATTTTGCCTGCTGGAGTAAAGTTTGGTCCTGGATGGGTGGGAGAAGGTGGAGGTCCAATAGAGCCATTGACTTCTTCAGCTGAGATCCAGAAATCATTGTTAGATAGCTCAGCAGCTGATCGCCATTCTAGTAGACCCGTTACACCGTCACCTCCTGGATTAAGTTCTGCTGTAATGTGCAAGCCTTCTGCCGAAATCTTTGAAGCTGTCAAGAGATTGAATAGTCAAAATGAGCTAACCAGACAGGGTTGTGGTGATGGGGGATTTTCGTGGGCAAATCCTGTGTCTACCTCCTGCCCAGCTCCGCAGAAAGCTCTTCTTCAGCCAAGAAACGGTTTCACTGACGTGTTTGGGCATGACTCGTCACAGCAGGCGGAGCTGTCAAGGTTTTCCATGTGTAAAGGAGAGTCAGGCCTACAAGAGGCATCTAGGCCTAATCAAGTGCTCAGAACGCTTCCTGTAAGAGATAATCCATCTTTTCATTCTGCACTTTCTAACCATGTCACTTCAGCAGAAAATAAGTTGTTAGAAAGCTGGGCAACATTGTACTCTGGAAATTCATTACCACAAGGTAAAAATCCTGAATTTTGTACAGAACAGAATGGGAGGGTTTCCGGTGAATCATGGCCTGCATCTTTGGGTCAGCAGAGGAGCAAAATGTCAGTTCCCCCTGACCTGAATGTAAGAGTTCAGCCTCCGGGCTCCCCTAGCGCTAGTTTACAAATCGGTTCCTCACAGCAGCCAGATTTAGCGTTACAACTCTAA
- the LOC107830857 gene encoding glycosyltransferase family 92 protein RCOM_0530710-like — MARKVIRSSFLYIFTCFLFFATFYHHFLRHDFSAYHNEIINPHNTTIKSTTPNFLFHENFSSPNTPSRKFPIIPSVSILMPDWEVYVIVSPDFSPLQTHYNNSSFLCVFDTGEESPVVPAGELPFPVRSIFNCKLPSRARRRLPFTQPILTSSSANVSYRNSPSPELLRWSFLVYDSLTTDDDVVLFVKGLNNHQGINREPTEFTCIFGDGVKTAVTSSVQEVFRCKRPDFAVNMPIKVSIEIVGPTPIVVPTVAYYSPQRKLASPEKANLCFCTMVYNVAKFLREWVLYHSKIGVEKFILYDNGSDDDLAPVVEELVEDGYNVQTYFWLWPKTQEAGFSHSAIFAKDSCSWIMYIDVDEFVYSPSWSNLTQPSQLLLPSTLLNSEGLSVIAQVGSRKSTEKNVAQISIPCYEFGPSKQKVHPVKGVVQGYNCRRKMENRHKSIVFLDAVDYSLLNVIHHFKLKPGYNVKKLNVVEMVVNHYKYQAWPEFKAKFRRRVSAYVVDWTKPLNLGSNDRTPGLGYSPVEPKGWQRKFCEVYDNGLKDLTWRWFAVESLAPSEYSLPWQR; from the coding sequence ATGGCCAGAAAAGTAATTCGCTCCAGCTTCCTTTACATTTTCACTTGCTTCCTCTTCTTCGCTACTTTCTATCACCATTTTCTTCGCCATGATTTCTCTGCATATCACAACGAAATTATTAATCCTCACAATACTACTATCAAATCCACCACACCCAATTTTCTTTTTCATGAAAATTTTTCTTCCCCTAATACCCCTTCTCGAAAATTCCCTATAATTCCCTCTGTTTCCATTCTCATGCCGGATTGGGAAGTCTACGTCATCGTTTCACCTGATTTTTCCCCTCTACAAACCCATTATAATAATTCTAGTTTTCTCTGTGTTTTTGATACCGGAGAGGAATCTCCGGTTGTTCCCGCCGGTGAGCTTCCATTTCCGGTCCGGTCCATTTTCAACTGCAAACTTCCTAGCCGGGCTCGTCGGAGATTGCCGTTTACGCAACCCATTTTGACGAGCTCTTCTGCTAATGTTTCTTATCGGAATTCACCTTCGCCGGAGCTGTTACGGTGGAGTTTTCTCGTCTACGACTCTCTCACAACCGATGACGATGTCGTTTTATTCGTTAAAGGGTTAAATAATCATCAAGGCATTAACAGAGAACCCACAGAATTCACCTGTATTTTCGGCGACGGCGTTAAAACCGCCGTGACAAGTTCAGTACAAGAAGTTTTCCGTTGTAAACGGCCGGATTTCGCCGTTAATATGCCAATCAAAGTGTCAATTGAAATTGTAGGACCCACTCCTATTGTGGTCCCTACAGTAGCCTATTATTCGCCACAACGGAAACTTGCTAGCCCTGAAAAAGCTAACCTCTGTTTTTGCACTATGGTGTACAACGTGGCTAAATTCTTAAGAGAATGGGTTTTATACCATTCTAAAATTGGAGTTGAGAAATTTATATTATATGATAATGGAAGTGATGATGATTTAGCTCCAGTTGTTGAAGAGCTAGTTGAAGATGGCTATAATGTGCAAACTTATTTTTGGCTATGGCCAAAAACGCAAGAAGCTGGTTTTTCCCATAGTGCCATTTTTGCTAAGGATTCATGCTCATGGATTATGTACATTGATGTAGATGAATTTGTGTACTCTCCATCTTGGTCAAATTTAACTCAACCATCACAATTACTATTACCTTCTACATTACTGAATTCAGAAGGACTCAGTGTAATCGCACAAGTGGGGTCTAGAAAATCGACCGAGAAAAATGTTGCACAAATTAGCATTCCTTGTTATGAATTTGGACCGTCGAAACAGAAGGTACATCCAGTAAAGGGAGTGGTACAAGGGTATAATTGTAGGAGGAAAATGGAGAATAGGCACAAGTCTATAGTATTTTTGGATGCTGTAGATTATTCTTTGCTTAATGTGATACATCATTTTAAGTTGAAGCCAGGGTACAATGTGAAGAAATTGAATGTTGTTGAGATGGTGGTGAATCATTATAAGTATCAAGCTTGGCCTGAATTTAAGGCTAAATTTAGGAGAAGGGTGTCAGCTTATGTTGTGGATTGGACTAAACCATTGAACCTTGGTTCGAATGATCGAACCCCCGGGTTAGGGTATAGTCCAGTTGAGCCAAAAGGATGGCAGAGGAAGTTCTGTGAGGTATATGATAATGGTTTAAAAGATTTGACATGGAGATGGTTTGCAGTTGAATCCCTTGCTCCATCTGAGTACAGTTTGCCTTGGCAAAGATGA